From the genome of Dehalococcoidia bacterium, one region includes:
- a CDS encoding EamA family transporter has product MLAGFFFGFMSIIEKYLISNCFASIAEFMVAFGLIHVIRAAVLFSLILNSDASINTGGIIWASIAGAAVVLTAISYFYALAREDASRIAPVLAVVPAFTIIFAALLFGHIPTYVQISGLIIASSGVFVIAIKPIHGRLYFARKIPLLAALVSSFFAAWVMIGLDEASAHVSVLTSEAFRTLAVSLVIPIVFFRKKHFAGVYKSLRNYKTLILFFLAEGVFALGFMLLVNYAVSVGPVGPVGILLTSISPVTVLIIASVLSTQRLRIFEEVLNRETLSYKILGTLLVISGVVVLRI; this is encoded by the coding sequence CTTTTGGCTTGATTCATGTGATAAGAGCTGCGGTCTTATTCTCCCTAATTCTTAACTCTGACGCATCAATAAATACGGGCGGAATAATATGGGCTTCAATTGCAGGTGCTGCAGTCGTTCTCACTGCTATTTCCTATTTCTATGCGCTTGCCCGTGAAGATGCTAGCAGAATTGCGCCTGTGCTTGCAGTGGTACCTGCATTTACGATCATTTTTGCAGCGCTTTTATTTGGACATATCCCAACTTATGTACAAATTTCAGGACTCATTATTGCGTCTTCAGGTGTCTTTGTTATTGCGATTAAGCCAATTCATGGACGTCTATATTTCGCCAGGAAAATCCCCTTACTTGCTGCCTTAGTTTCATCCTTTTTTGCTGCCTGGGTAATGATCGGCCTTGATGAAGCATCAGCCCATGTAAGCGTACTAACTTCAGAGGCGTTTAGAACATTAGCAGTTAGCCTTGTCATACCAATCGTATTTTTCCGGAAAAAGCATTTCGCGGGAGTATATAAATCACTTCGGAATTACAAAACATTAATCCTTTTTTTCCTTGCCGAAGGTGTATTTGCACTCGGCTTTATGCTGCTAGTGAATTATGCAGTTTCAGTAGGACCTGTTGGTCCAGTTGGGATTCTATTGACCAGTATTTCACCAGTAACCGTATTAATTATTGCCTCGGTACTAAGTACCCAAAGGCTACGAATTTTTGAGGAAGTTCTAAACAGAGAAACATTAAGTTACAAAATCTTGGGTACTTTGCTTGTAATTTCGGGCGTAGTAGTCCTACGTATATGA